One region of Crateriforma spongiae genomic DNA includes:
- a CDS encoding aromatic ring-hydroxylating oxygenase subunit alpha: MPYHSKGTMHPLIPPDDYVGGAAHQRDLAELRRSTWQLVGTRRDLAKPGDTLAATVLGLPVVLRNFGDRVSAFRNVCAHRQCTIATNGTSHSAVLKCPYHGWHYGADGRTRKIPGAKNFPNFDREAHRLQTYAVQFCGELVFTRLCAPDDVGQDSLQAWMGDTFDQLQQATRPEHWIQNLGTHLDFPVNWKIPIEGSLESYHLDEVHAATFGHDPGEEHSEHVMNAQGTTFQTHYRTDSLVERIEERCIRWMTGGFDGSYRHLHTFPNLMASLNDSLSLVYQIVPTGPTTSRMNLWGFGRAASQGGWFAKMGSVAMRRASAKMALKVLNEDAAIFPLVQRGMTALCDDTLPEDPPATARTHRPSAKRPGVFGRCEERLDAFHRDWQSRFTSVGRTS, encoded by the coding sequence ATGCCCTATCACAGCAAAGGGACGATGCACCCGCTGATCCCGCCGGACGACTATGTCGGCGGTGCGGCGCATCAACGCGACCTGGCCGAACTTCGTCGCTCGACATGGCAATTGGTGGGCACACGCCGTGATTTGGCCAAGCCCGGCGACACGCTTGCCGCCACAGTGCTGGGCTTGCCGGTCGTCCTAAGAAATTTCGGTGACCGCGTGTCCGCGTTTCGAAACGTATGCGCCCACCGGCAATGCACGATCGCCACCAACGGGACCAGCCACAGCGCCGTCTTGAAATGTCCCTATCACGGATGGCACTACGGGGCCGATGGCCGGACACGAAAGATCCCGGGTGCAAAGAACTTTCCGAACTTTGACCGCGAAGCCCACCGCTTGCAGACGTATGCCGTCCAGTTCTGTGGTGAATTGGTATTCACACGCCTCTGTGCCCCCGATGATGTGGGCCAAGACAGCTTGCAAGCGTGGATGGGCGACACGTTTGATCAGCTGCAACAGGCAACCCGACCGGAACATTGGATCCAAAACCTGGGAACTCACCTCGATTTTCCTGTGAACTGGAAGATCCCAATCGAAGGTTCCTTGGAAAGTTACCACTTGGATGAAGTCCACGCGGCCACCTTTGGGCATGACCCTGGGGAAGAACATTCCGAACACGTGATGAATGCCCAGGGAACGACTTTTCAAACCCACTATCGCACCGATTCGCTTGTGGAACGAATCGAAGAACGCTGCATTCGCTGGATGACCGGCGGGTTCGACGGCAGCTATCGACATCTGCACACGTTTCCAAACTTGATGGCATCCCTGAACGATTCGTTGTCGTTGGTTTACCAAATCGTTCCCACCGGACCGACGACCAGCCGAATGAACTTGTGGGGTTTCGGACGTGCCGCCTCACAAGGCGGTTGGTTCGCTAAGATGGGATCGGTGGCGATGCGCCGTGCCAGCGCAAAGATGGCTTTGAAGGTACTGAATGAAGACGCAGCCATCTTTCCCTTGGTACAGCGTGGCATGACCGCATTGTGCGACGACACGTTGCCCGAAGATCCACCTGCAACCGCCCGAACACATCGCCCGTCGGCGAAACGCCCGGGTGTTTTTGGCCGCTGCGAAGAACGTTTGGATGCATTTCACCGTGATTGGCAATCGCGGTTTACAAGTGTCGGCCGGACATCATGA
- a CDS encoding SDR family oxidoreductase, translated as MIDLSGKTALVTGGSRGIGRACALRLADCGANVAVNFLSSRDAATEVAKQINQRGAGSIAVRADVSRQDDCHALVSAVAEHFGGLDIVISNAAAGGFRGVAQLTAPNLEAAIRTNAAPVAWLCQAAAEHLADENDFGKVIAISSHGSIRAVDHYAAIGASKAALESLVRHMALEYGRQGINFNCVMPGIVRTEAVSTMPGVEDVLAAAKERLLVSKRDLSPNDVSGVVAFLASRQADMIQGQTIIVDGGITVRV; from the coding sequence TTGATCGATCTATCGGGAAAGACGGCATTGGTGACCGGCGGAAGCCGTGGAATTGGACGCGCATGCGCGCTGCGTCTGGCCGATTGCGGCGCGAACGTTGCGGTGAACTTCTTGTCGTCACGCGACGCGGCGACCGAAGTCGCCAAACAGATCAATCAGCGTGGCGCCGGGTCGATCGCCGTCCGCGCCGACGTCAGTCGTCAAGACGATTGCCATGCGTTGGTGTCCGCCGTCGCTGAGCATTTTGGCGGACTGGACATCGTGATCAGCAATGCCGCCGCGGGCGGTTTCCGCGGCGTCGCTCAGCTGACCGCACCCAATTTGGAAGCAGCGATCCGCACCAATGCCGCACCGGTCGCATGGCTTTGCCAAGCGGCAGCGGAGCACTTGGCCGACGAAAATGATTTCGGCAAAGTGATCGCGATCAGCAGCCACGGTTCGATCCGAGCGGTCGATCACTACGCCGCCATCGGTGCATCCAAGGCGGCTTTGGAAAGCTTGGTCCGTCACATGGCACTGGAATATGGACGCCAAGGCATCAATTTCAATTGTGTCATGCCGGGAATCGTTCGTACCGAAGCAGTGTCAACGATGCCGGGCGTTGAAGACGTGTTGGCTGCCGCCAAGGAACGGTTGCTGGTCAGCAAACGCGACTTGTCGCCCAACGACGTTTCCGGTGTGGTCGCGTTTTTGGCCAGCCGGCAAGCCGACATGATTCAAGGACAAACCATCATTGTCGATGGCGGGATCACCGTCCGTGTTTGA
- a CDS encoding MerR family transcriptional regulator, with amino-acid sequence MDDIDQSDDEPIDPMDQDQDTAPVVTQAPGMIDGIRIALAGRLGSMNRREATNLLRSFGATIVDAHQDAIHWVVIGADESPLTQHELLPASLRDAVGKGDTELIAEADLWQRLGLVETDTVGRQYYTPMMLADLLDIPLHVIRRWQRRGLIRPVRTMHRLPYFDFQEVATAKRLAQWIDAGASPKAIEQRLVDLIEVLPDIQRPLDQLSILVEGKHVLLRGGEGLIETGGQMRFDFDACEPSEPETVDDDVVFPIESWEAPLAHADALASDDELLVAAFEADDRDDLETAIDCCHAILARDGPRADICFQLGEWLYRMNEPVAARERFYMAIELDPELVEARACLGMVLAELGQDELAIAAFRGVLSLHPDYPDAHYHVANLLADSGRDIEAEQHWKRFLHLSPESPWAGEARRRLKESQPDFDVEIEPGAEQDEAAISIVRPDDP; translated from the coding sequence ATGGATGACATCGATCAAAGCGACGACGAACCGATCGATCCGATGGATCAGGACCAAGATACTGCGCCCGTGGTGACCCAAGCACCGGGGATGATCGACGGCATTCGGATCGCCTTGGCCGGGCGATTGGGCAGCATGAACCGCCGCGAAGCGACCAATTTACTTCGGTCGTTTGGTGCGACCATCGTCGATGCCCACCAGGACGCGATTCATTGGGTCGTGATCGGCGCCGATGAATCTCCTTTGACTCAGCATGAATTGTTGCCCGCGTCGCTGCGTGATGCGGTCGGCAAGGGTGACACCGAACTGATTGCCGAAGCCGATTTGTGGCAACGTTTGGGATTGGTGGAAACCGACACGGTCGGTCGACAGTATTACACGCCGATGATGTTGGCGGACCTTTTGGATATCCCGCTACACGTCATCCGGCGGTGGCAGCGCCGCGGGCTGATTCGCCCGGTTCGCACCATGCATCGGTTGCCCTACTTTGATTTTCAAGAAGTCGCGACTGCCAAGCGATTGGCCCAGTGGATCGATGCGGGAGCCAGCCCGAAAGCGATCGAACAGCGTTTGGTCGATTTGATCGAAGTTCTGCCCGACATCCAGCGTCCCTTGGATCAGTTGTCGATTCTGGTCGAAGGCAAGCACGTCTTATTGCGTGGCGGCGAAGGCTTGATCGAAACGGGCGGTCAAATGCGTTTCGATTTTGATGCGTGTGAGCCCAGTGAGCCCGAAACGGTTGATGATGACGTCGTCTTTCCGATCGAATCGTGGGAAGCGCCGCTGGCACACGCTGATGCACTGGCCAGTGATGATGAATTGTTGGTCGCGGCGTTCGAAGCCGATGATCGCGATGATTTGGAAACCGCCATCGATTGTTGCCACGCCATCTTGGCTCGCGACGGCCCCCGCGCCGACATTTGTTTCCAGCTGGGCGAATGGCTTTACCGGATGAATGAGCCGGTGGCCGCCCGAGAACGCTTTTACATGGCGATCGAACTGGACCCGGAATTGGTCGAAGCCCGAGCTTGTTTGGGAATGGTGCTGGCGGAATTGGGGCAAGACGAATTGGCGATCGCGGCATTTCGCGGCGTCTTGTCATTGCACCCGGACTATCCCGATGCGCACTATCACGTTGCAAACTTGTTGGCCGATTCGGGACGCGACATCGAAGCGGAACAGCATTGGAAACGTTTTCTGCATTTGTCGCCGGAAAGCCCTTGGGCGGGCGAGGCGCGTCGTCGCTTGAAAGAATCACAACCGGATTTCGACGTCGAAATTGAACCTGGCGCCGAACAAGACGAAGCCGCGATCAGCATCGTTCGTCCTGACGATCCCTAG
- a CDS encoding type III polyketide synthase, which yields MNVTLDGIGFAVPPVSICRQKSSEVAKQLSCSSDQQRRRLEALYRRSGVQSRGSVLLSEAACGTVEQDFFPPAVDHEDRGPTTAVRSQQFADHAPQLAADASRIALDESGLDPSQVTHLVVVTCTGFAAPGVDIELIQRLGLPAQTQRVQVGFMGCHGAINGLRAAQGLLAANENANVLLCCVELCSLHYQYGYDANRIVSGALFADGAAAMVLRRDSQKPSLATLVETGSCLVPDSRDAMTWKVGDHGFEMTLSATVPSLIEAGLVDFLTPWLAKRGHTIESIQGWAVHPGGTRILSAVESSLGLQPEQLATSRSVLSEHGNMSSATMPAVLRQFADRDLPRPWLMLGFGPGLEIEVALLE from the coding sequence GTGAATGTGACGCTTGATGGGATCGGTTTTGCCGTCCCCCCGGTCAGTATCTGTCGACAAAAATCTAGCGAAGTCGCCAAACAGTTGTCCTGTTCCAGCGATCAGCAACGCCGTCGTTTGGAGGCTCTGTACCGCCGCAGCGGTGTGCAGTCGCGAGGCAGCGTGTTGTTGAGCGAGGCCGCGTGTGGCACGGTCGAACAAGATTTCTTTCCACCCGCGGTCGATCACGAAGATCGTGGTCCGACGACCGCCGTCCGCAGCCAACAATTCGCCGATCACGCACCGCAACTGGCCGCCGATGCGTCGCGAATCGCGCTGGATGAATCGGGACTTGATCCCAGTCAGGTCACCCACTTGGTGGTCGTGACTTGCACAGGTTTTGCCGCACCCGGCGTGGATATTGAACTGATCCAGCGTTTGGGATTGCCCGCGCAAACGCAACGCGTCCAAGTGGGATTCATGGGATGTCACGGTGCGATCAACGGATTGCGAGCCGCCCAAGGACTGCTGGCTGCCAACGAAAACGCCAACGTGTTGCTGTGCTGTGTCGAACTGTGCAGTTTGCATTACCAATACGGATATGATGCCAACCGAATCGTTTCCGGTGCGTTGTTCGCCGACGGTGCGGCGGCGATGGTGTTGCGACGTGATTCCCAAAAGCCATCGCTTGCAACTTTGGTGGAAACCGGTTCGTGTTTGGTGCCAGACAGCCGCGATGCGATGACATGGAAAGTCGGCGACCATGGATTTGAGATGACACTGTCGGCCACCGTCCCGTCGTTGATCGAAGCCGGGTTGGTGGATTTCTTGACCCCATGGCTTGCCAAGCGGGGCCATACGATCGAATCGATCCAAGGCTGGGCGGTGCATCCCGGTGGGACTCGAATCTTGTCCGCGGTTGAGTCTTCCCTTGGATTGCAACCCGAGCAATTGGCCACATCCCGAAGCGTGTTGTCGGAGCACGGCAACATGTCGTCGGCAACCATGCCCGCGGTGCTGCGTCAATTCGCCGATCGTGATTTGCCACGGCCCTGGTTGATGTTGGGATTCGGGCCCGGTTTGGAAATCGAAGTCGCGTTGTTGGAATAG
- a CDS encoding class I SAM-dependent methyltransferase → MSLPRRPFPAVDDRADADDAERIAVMRGHCRIGALAGISGALFGHLVRFARRRPGRPLRVLDLSSGDDDLALQLVDTADRRGLPLQMTVLVPDPWSLDQQQQMMDRWKLNADVVCRDVFRQGLPDGFDVILCALWMHRVDDARAIRLIQSMQMAASGLLLCDWERSRTNLAAAWAASRLVSRSPALRKDAIDSVYAAFTREEFRGIVHRALARPVDVERLVPGCWVVRIDEIAVPAIVPAFA, encoded by the coding sequence ATGAGCCTACCGCGACGACCTTTTCCCGCTGTGGACGATCGAGCGGACGCTGATGATGCGGAACGAATCGCTGTCATGCGGGGCCATTGCCGTATCGGCGCCTTGGCCGGGATCTCCGGTGCATTGTTTGGTCATCTGGTGCGGTTTGCTCGTCGGCGACCGGGCCGCCCGCTGCGGGTGTTGGATTTGTCATCGGGCGATGATGACTTGGCCCTGCAGTTGGTCGACACGGCCGACCGCCGCGGTTTGCCTCTGCAGATGACGGTGTTGGTTCCAGATCCTTGGTCGCTGGACCAACAACAGCAAATGATGGATCGTTGGAAGCTGAACGCGGACGTCGTGTGTCGCGACGTGTTCCGCCAAGGATTGCCCGACGGGTTTGATGTCATCCTGTGTGCGCTGTGGATGCATCGGGTGGACGATGCCCGAGCGATCCGGTTGATTCAGTCCATGCAGATGGCGGCATCCGGTCTGCTGCTGTGTGATTGGGAACGATCGCGGACCAATCTGGCGGCCGCCTGGGCCGCGTCGCGATTGGTGTCACGATCACCGGCATTGCGGAAAGACGCAATCGATTCGGTCTACGCGGCCTTTACGCGAGAGGAGTTTCGCGGGATCGTACACCGGGCGCTGGCTAGACCCGTTGATGTGGAAAGGCTGGTACCCGGCTGTTGGGTGGTTAGGATTGACGAAATTGCGGTTCCCGCGATCGTTCCTGCATTCGCCTGA
- a CDS encoding 2-hydroxyacid dehydrogenase: MKVACFSTKSYDRQFLDEALKSRDADLPQHEFRFLKPELNRDTVVLADESDAICAFVNDRLDREVLEALKVAGIRFVVMRCAGFNNIDLKAAADFGIRAARVPKYSPYAVAEHAMGLLLTLNRRIHRAYHRVRDNNFSLEGLIGFDLHGRTVGIVGTGEIGKVFTRIASGFGCRCLMYDVHTDPEMESLGEYVSMERLLAESDIVSLHCPLNPHTYHLIDADALQTMKPGAIVVNTSRGGLVDAAAAIKCLKSGHLGGLALDVYEEESGLFFNDLSSQIIQDDVLTRLMTFPNVLITAHQAFFTSDAMRSIAMTTLTNLDGFESGQAVENEIVDRSE, translated from the coding sequence ATGAAAGTTGCCTGCTTTAGTACCAAGTCGTACGACCGTCAGTTTCTTGACGAAGCTTTGAAGTCGCGTGATGCGGATTTGCCTCAACACGAATTTCGATTCCTAAAGCCAGAATTGAACCGCGATACCGTCGTGCTGGCCGATGAATCGGATGCGATCTGTGCGTTCGTCAACGATCGGCTGGATCGCGAAGTCTTGGAAGCGTTGAAAGTCGCCGGCATTCGCTTTGTGGTGATGCGGTGTGCGGGGTTCAACAACATTGATTTGAAAGCGGCGGCAGATTTCGGAATCCGCGCCGCTCGCGTGCCCAAGTACAGCCCCTACGCGGTGGCCGAACACGCGATGGGTTTGCTGTTAACGTTGAATCGAAGAATTCATCGCGCGTATCATCGCGTTCGCGACAACAATTTTTCGCTCGAAGGGCTGATCGGTTTCGACCTGCACGGACGCACCGTGGGAATCGTCGGCACCGGTGAAATCGGCAAGGTGTTCACGCGGATTGCCAGCGGGTTTGGATGTCGGTGTCTGATGTACGACGTGCACACCGATCCTGAGATGGAATCGCTGGGGGAATACGTTTCGATGGAACGTCTGCTGGCTGAATCAGACATTGTGTCGCTGCATTGCCCGTTGAACCCCCACACGTATCATTTGATCGACGCGGATGCATTGCAGACAATGAAACCGGGCGCGATTGTGGTCAACACATCGCGAGGAGGTTTGGTGGATGCGGCCGCCGCGATCAAGTGTTTGAAATCGGGGCACTTGGGCGGACTTGCCCTGGATGTGTACGAAGAAGAATCCGGATTGTTCTTCAATGATCTGTCCAGCCAAATCATCCAAGACGACGTGCTGACACGTTTGATGACGTTTCCGAACGTTCTGATCACGGCACATCAGGCGTTTTTCACAAGCGATGCGATGCGGTCGATCGCGATGACGACGTTGACCAATTTGGATGGTTTTGAATCTGGCCAGGCGGTTGAAAACGAAATCGTCGACCGCAGTGAATGA
- a CDS encoding prolipoprotein diacylglyceryl transferase codes for MRRTLFLIPHELGGLPIAGWGWALIVLGIAFALRMILASRKGSISATLQQEGWLWAAAGVLVTFILPQVEVRNVDGDPIGIAVRGYGFFLLLGVGTAVMAAAYRASKFGLNPDLIFGLAPWTFIGGIVGARLFYVIQYRHEYMADSLTETLRNMLAFTGGGLVVYGGFIGGFAASAYYLMRHRMPLLKLGDAIVPCIFIGLMFGRLGCLMNGCCYGGRCEPGSWAVQFPQASPVFHEQLINGELIGIRIDDDTRQIVAVQPGSLADDAGLEAGQTVDQISLDPSFLEDAPRDVPADQAAVGVALSVDDQIYRFSPQQLPRRSLSVHATQIISSISAAVMVVVLWLLGWWWTRRPGYRDGALMLIGFVGYAIIRFGLEWVRVDEAGQFGTGLSISQWVSIAVLLISLASMVWLYRRGPAVETSPATAGMPQTTPRQS; via the coding sequence ATGCGAAGAACGCTGTTTCTGATCCCTCACGAACTGGGCGGATTGCCCATCGCCGGTTGGGGATGGGCGCTGATCGTGCTTGGGATCGCGTTCGCGCTGCGGATGATCCTGGCGTCACGAAAAGGCAGCATTTCGGCGACCCTGCAACAGGAAGGCTGGTTGTGGGCCGCCGCCGGCGTGTTGGTCACCTTCATTTTGCCCCAAGTCGAAGTCCGCAATGTCGACGGCGATCCGATCGGCATTGCGGTCCGTGGTTACGGATTCTTTTTGTTGCTGGGCGTCGGAACCGCTGTCATGGCAGCGGCCTATCGTGCGTCCAAGTTTGGCTTGAATCCGGACCTGATTTTTGGCTTGGCACCGTGGACGTTCATCGGCGGTATCGTCGGGGCCCGATTGTTTTACGTCATCCAGTATCGCCACGAATACATGGCCGATTCGTTGACCGAAACCCTGCGAAACATGCTGGCATTCACCGGCGGTGGTTTGGTGGTTTACGGTGGCTTCATCGGCGGATTTGCCGCGTCGGCCTATTATCTGATGCGACACCGGATGCCGCTGTTGAAATTGGGCGACGCGATCGTCCCGTGCATCTTTATCGGATTGATGTTCGGACGTCTCGGGTGCTTGATGAACGGTTGCTGTTACGGCGGACGGTGCGAACCGGGATCCTGGGCGGTGCAGTTTCCACAAGCCAGTCCCGTCTTTCACGAACAATTGATCAATGGCGAATTGATCGGGATCCGGATCGACGATGACACGCGTCAGATCGTCGCAGTTCAGCCGGGAAGCCTGGCCGATGACGCGGGGCTGGAAGCGGGACAGACCGTCGATCAGATCTCGTTGGACCCGTCGTTTCTGGAAGACGCGCCGCGAGACGTTCCCGCTGACCAAGCGGCCGTGGGCGTCGCTTTGTCTGTTGACGACCAGATTTATCGCTTTTCCCCACAGCAATTGCCGCGTCGATCGTTGTCGGTTCATGCCACTCAGATCATCAGCAGCATTTCAGCGGCCGTGATGGTTGTCGTCTTGTGGTTGCTCGGATGGTGGTGGACCCGACGTCCGGGCTATCGCGACGGCGCGTTGATGCTGATCGGATTTGTCGGTTATGCGATAATTCGATTTGGGTTGGAATGGGTTCGCGTCGATGAAGCGGGACAGTTCGGAACCGGGTTGTCCATTTCACAGTGGGTCAGCATCGCGGTTCTGTTGATTTCGCTGGCCAGCATGGTTTGGTTGTATCGTCGTGGGCCCGCGGTCGAAACTTCGCCCGCGACCGCCGGGATGCCACAAACCACACCGCGTCAATCATGA
- a CDS encoding porin: MRRLVFLLAILCHWAIGLCGQGNGDDEATVRLAPPQLAGTNDPIDFVLPPLVGAPAESPGESPGEVVQTQTWTVQSTPTSENQSDARLDWLDDVQVGYDNGFVIASDHPIELATEDSDYVLRINGWGQLRHTATDFRSGSSDLNQFQLKRGRLVFAGNAFEPELNYFVQLDGRSSSGDDVRLLDYYLDYDVGHAQWNRPRGALVLRAGKYKVPFSMARWMSGREFQFADRSLASTFFDVNRSFAWGVHGKLHPLGRPFHWDVAIFNGLVTGGAETGSSGNLDDNFAFSLRLHTFPTGDWGPTTLADLEHHDDLATRIGFGVATTRINRSGSTEFTRLRVIDSGLRLSDLLPVDVNDYGVALFATDVSTKFRGWSTTLEYYFRTIGNFSGSQSEDLFDHGLWLQIGKFVIPHRMELVTRWSHLTGDSGTLGRQNQSAEEIAAAMVWYLRQQHCKWVTDVTYVDGAPIDSAALDLAPGNAGWLFRSQVQFSF, from the coding sequence ATGCGTCGTCTCGTTTTTCTCCTCGCAATCCTTTGTCACTGGGCCATCGGCCTTTGTGGTCAAGGTAACGGCGATGACGAGGCGACCGTACGACTGGCTCCGCCGCAACTGGCCGGGACTAACGATCCGATCGACTTTGTCCTGCCACCGCTTGTCGGTGCTCCCGCCGAAAGTCCCGGCGAAAGTCCCGGCGAAGTGGTGCAAACGCAAACCTGGACCGTCCAATCGACGCCGACCAGTGAAAACCAATCCGACGCCCGCTTGGATTGGCTGGACGATGTCCAGGTCGGCTACGACAACGGTTTTGTGATCGCCAGTGATCATCCGATCGAATTGGCCACCGAAGATTCCGATTACGTTTTACGAATCAACGGCTGGGGACAATTACGGCATACGGCAACGGATTTTCGCAGCGGATCCAGTGACCTGAACCAGTTTCAATTGAAACGTGGGCGGTTGGTATTCGCCGGCAATGCTTTCGAACCCGAACTGAATTATTTTGTCCAGCTGGACGGTCGCAGCAGCAGCGGTGACGACGTCCGTCTGTTGGATTACTACTTGGACTACGACGTCGGACATGCCCAGTGGAATCGCCCGCGCGGTGCACTGGTCCTGCGGGCTGGAAAATACAAGGTCCCGTTCTCGATGGCCCGTTGGATGTCGGGACGCGAGTTTCAGTTTGCCGACCGCAGCCTGGCCAGCACCTTCTTTGACGTCAACCGAAGCTTTGCCTGGGGCGTGCACGGGAAACTGCATCCGCTGGGACGTCCATTCCACTGGGACGTCGCGATCTTCAACGGCTTGGTGACCGGCGGCGCGGAAACCGGAAGTAGCGGCAACCTGGACGACAATTTTGCGTTCAGCCTGCGACTGCACACCTTCCCGACAGGCGACTGGGGACCGACAACCCTGGCCGACCTGGAACATCACGACGATCTGGCCACCCGAATCGGCTTTGGGGTTGCCACGACGCGGATCAACCGATCGGGCAGTACGGAATTCACGCGACTGCGGGTGATCGATTCCGGATTGCGTTTGTCCGATCTGCTGCCGGTCGATGTCAACGACTACGGCGTCGCCTTGTTCGCCACGGATGTGTCCACCAAGTTCCGCGGTTGGTCGACGACCTTGGAATACTATTTCCGTACCATCGGCAATTTCAGTGGCAGCCAATCGGAGGACCTGTTTGACCATGGATTGTGGCTGCAAATCGGCAAGTTCGTCATTCCACATCGGATGGAACTGGTGACACGGTGGTCGCACCTCACGGGCGACTCGGGAACCCTTGGCCGACAGAACCAAAGCGCCGAAGAAATCGCCGCCGCGATGGTTTGGTATCTACGACAACAACATTGCAAATGGGTCACTGACGTTACGTATGTCGACGGGGCGCCGATCGATTCGGCGGCCTTGGATCTGGCTCCCGGCAACGCCGGTTGGCTGTTCCGATCGCAAGTCCAATTCAGCTTTTGA
- a CDS encoding TrpB-like pyridoxal phosphate-dependent enzyme: MTDQVKYVLDEKDIPETWYNVIADLPEPPHGVLHPATGKPITPDDLATIFPPALIEQEVSDQREIEIPGPVRELYRQWRPSPLFRARRWEKALNTPARIYYKYEGVSPAGSHKPNTAIPQAYYNKTAGIKKLATETGAGQWGSSLAIACSAFDLECLVFMVKVSSEQKPYRKALMQSFGAEVVPSPSARTQSGRDILAKDPDCTGSLGIAISEAVEVAAASADTNYALGSVLNHVCLHQTVIGLECMKQFEMAGDSPDVICACTGGGSNFAGMAFPYLGRNLRGESNTRVVAVEPAACPTLTKGAFAYDYGDTAHLTPMVKMHTLGSSFIPPGFHSGGLRYHGMGPLVSQLLDLQAFEATSVHQLEIFESGVEFAKAELILPAPEANHAVAAARREAIRCREEGVGQTILFNLCGHGHFDMQAYTDYFAGKLKDYEYPAEEIAMALSGLPSVG, encoded by the coding sequence ATGACCGATCAAGTGAAATACGTTCTGGATGAAAAGGACATTCCTGAGACTTGGTACAACGTCATTGCCGATCTTCCCGAACCGCCGCACGGTGTGTTGCATCCGGCCACGGGAAAACCGATCACTCCCGATGACTTGGCGACGATTTTTCCGCCGGCTTTGATCGAACAAGAAGTTTCCGATCAGCGTGAGATCGAAATTCCCGGCCCGGTCCGCGAACTGTATCGTCAATGGCGGCCATCGCCGTTGTTCCGTGCCAGACGTTGGGAAAAGGCGCTGAATACCCCGGCGCGGATCTATTACAAGTACGAAGGCGTCAGCCCCGCAGGGTCTCATAAGCCCAACACGGCCATCCCCCAGGCTTATTACAACAAGACGGCTGGAATCAAAAAGCTGGCGACCGAAACCGGGGCCGGGCAATGGGGATCTTCGTTGGCGATCGCTTGTTCGGCGTTTGATCTGGAATGCCTGGTCTTCATGGTCAAGGTCAGCAGCGAACAGAAACCGTATCGCAAGGCGTTGATGCAATCGTTTGGTGCGGAAGTGGTGCCCAGTCCCAGTGCGCGGACACAATCGGGGCGTGACATCCTGGCCAAAGACCCTGATTGCACCGGTTCACTGGGGATCGCCATTTCTGAGGCGGTTGAGGTGGCCGCCGCGTCAGCGGATACGAACTATGCGTTGGGCAGCGTGCTGAATCATGTTTGTCTGCATCAAACCGTGATCGGGCTGGAATGCATGAAGCAATTCGAGATGGCGGGTGATTCGCCGGACGTCATCTGTGCGTGCACCGGCGGCGGATCGAATTTTGCCGGAATGGCGTTTCCCTATCTGGGCCGGAATTTGCGTGGCGAATCAAACACTCGCGTGGTCGCCGTGGAACCGGCCGCTTGTCCGACGCTGACCAAAGGTGCGTTCGCGTACGACTATGGCGACACGGCGCATCTGACCCCAATGGTCAAGATGCACACGTTGGGCAGCTCATTCATTCCGCCCGGTTTTCATTCCGGCGGTCTGCGGTATCACGGCATGGGACCGTTGGTCAGCCAGCTGCTGGATCTTCAAGCCTTCGAAGCCACGTCGGTGCACCAATTGGAGATCTTTGAATCCGGTGTCGAATTCGCCAAGGCTGAACTGATTTTGCCCGCACCCGAAGCCAACCATGCCGTCGCCGCGGCGCGACGTGAAGCGATCCGCTGCCGCGAAGAAGGTGTGGGCCAAACGATTTTGTTCAACCTGTGCGGGCACGGTCATTTCGACATGCAGGCTTACACGGACTACTTTGCCGGCAAGTTGAAAGACTATGAATACCCGGCCGAGGAGATCGCGATGGCGTTGTCTGGCTTGCCTTCGGTCGGCTGA